The nucleotide window GTCTTGCATCGTGCGGGCTGTTTCTAACAGCTCACAAAACGCGGATGGTACATTTTGCATACGCCCAGCGATACAAGTCAGCAGACGCTCGAGCCTCTGGTAGTGCTCATCTCGAAGCCCGAAGGCATAAAGGCGCAAGAGATTTTTAGCCATCACGGTATTGCCCGAAGGTTCAGCTCCATCCATGAAAGCTTTATTTCTTGCAATAAGGGATTCCTGTTCGTGCGCAGTCATGAAAAATGCACCATGCTCAGTGTCTTCAAAATGCGCCGCAACATAGCTCTCGAGCGCAAAAGCTTTGCGCAAAAATTCCAAATCAGAAGTAAGATCAAAAAGATCAAGCAGTGCGGCAATCAAACAGGCGTAGTCGTCAAGGTATGCACTTGGACCAAGCTTGCCTTGCCGATAGCTACGTGAGAAGCCTTCGCCTTTTTGCATAGTGGTTAGGATGAAATCCATGGCATCCAGCGCGATTTTTTTATAGCTCGCATCATCAAGCGCTTTTGCTGCTTGGGCATAGGCGCTAATCATAAGTGCGTTCCACGACAAGAGAATTTTATCATCCAACAAAGGAGCCGAACGCTTGGCGCGCTCTAAGCGAAGCTTTTCGCGAATAGCAGTCAGCCGCTGTTTGAGCTGCTCAACTGAAACGCTTAGTTCCTGAGCGACATCGCCAATCGATTCTTTCTCAAAAAGAATGGAGCGACCTTCAAAGTTGCCTTCCACGTCCACACCGTAGATACGCTTACATAAAACAGCATCGTCCGGATCAAGAACACTATCGAGCTCCTCGGGTGTCCAAGTGAAAAACCATCCTTCCTGCTTGGTCCCATCAGGCACAATGCTATCGGCATCGGTGGCCGAATAAAAAGCAGCCTCTGGACTACACATATCACGGCTCACATAGTCCAAAATATCTCGGAGCACATCCAGCAACCTTGGATCAGCGCTTTGCTCATAGCCTCGCAAGTAACTCTGGGCGAGCAAGGCGTTGTCGTAGAGCATCTTTTCAAAGTGTGGAACGAGCCAGATGCGATCCGTTGAGTAGCGATGAAATCCCCCGCCTACGTGATCGTGTAACCCACCTTTGGCCATGCAACGAAGTGTATGCAATGCCATCTGCAAGGCTTCGGAATCAGGATGCCGCTTGGCGTAAGACAAAAGGAAAGCCACTGGCAAACTGCTCGGAAATTTAGGCGCAGGCAGCAAGCCACCGTACTTCGGATCGTAACGCTCCTCTAGTTCAGCAAAAGCCTTTTGCTCGAGTTCCTTGGGAATCTTCGCGTCCGTTGACTGCTTTAGCTCAAGCATTTGCTGAAGCGCTTGTTTTAGTTGCTCAGCCGATTCGAGGAGTTTTTCCGGCTCTTTTTCATATTCTGCCGCAATGGCGCCAAGCAAACTTAGAAAACCAAAACGCGCACCGCGATCGCCATCGCGCGCTGGAAAATAAGTGCCTGCAAAAAAAGGAACTTTCTGTGGTGTCATAAACACGGTCATGGGCCAGCCACCATGGCCACTTATGAGCTGCACGGCCGACATGTAAATCGCGTCGACATCCGGTCGCTCTTCACGATCGACTTTCACTGCAATAAAATGCTGGTTGATCGCTGCTGCAATCTCTGCATCTTCAAAGGACTCTTCCTCCATCACATGACACCAATGACAGGTGCTATAGCCAACAGAAAGAAGCACGGCTTTGTTGTGCTTCTTCGCAAGCTCAAATGCTTGCTCACCCCAAGGAAACCAGTTCACCGGATTGTGCGCATGTTGCAAAAGATAAGGACTGCTCTCGAAAAACAAACGATTCGTATAAAGCGGCGCGCCGTTTCCATCCAAATGCCGCGTCCGCGGCCGATACCCATCCGCCCTCTTCTGCCATTCAGCCTCAAGGGCCTCCCGATCCGCCAAAAACTCACCCACAACACCCGGTAACGAAGTCATCATAACAACCGAAGCTAACACAAAGCCTCAAAGCAAACACCCAAGGTAAAACATGGAACCCCAAGAAAGCAATTCGAGCAAACATGAACCGCAACCGTAAACTTGTGAGCACAATCTGCATAGGACTGCAAAGAGCAACCGCTAACCTGATTTGCGATGCGGATGACAGTGGCTCGCAGGAGCATCTGCCCAGAGCGCAAACAAGATAAACGTGGGAGGAAATCCGTCCAGCCCACCGCGCAGACCCTGTGGTCTTGAAAGCTCCAGCGAGCCACTGTTATCCGCATCTCACTCGAGCTCCTAAGCAACCATTACACTTAGAGAAGCCACCGAAATGCATAAAACACCCGCTCTGCAACTCGCACCCCCAGCGGCCTAAACATCCAGTCCCGCCGTGAAACTTCAAGAGCCGACGCCATGTCTTCAAGGATTTTTTTATGCATCGCCTGTCCGATTCGCTCATCGTCAATCGCTACATTGACCTCGAGATTCATGCGAATGGAACGGTTATCAAGGTTGTGCGTGCCCACCGTGGTCCAACGGCTATCAATTACAGCGCTCTTTGAATGAAGCACTGAATGCGGCCAGGTATAAATATGCACGCCACGTTTCATAAGCCATGCAAACATGCGACGCGAAGCATAATAAACCGCAACCACGTCACTTGTTTCCGGCACCAAAATGCGCACGTCAACACCGCGTTTGGCTGCTTTTGCTAGCGCTCGACTCACCTTTCTACCGGGAACAAAATAGGCATTGGCAATCAAAATAGAAGACTGCGCTGCTTGGATTTCTTTTAAATAGGCTCGACGAATGCCAAAGGTTGAAGCTTTAAAAAAATTGGCAAGCACCATGATGCGACTTTCAAGGGGGTTTGTCGCGCCTTTCGGAACAACCGGGCTAAGCGTCTTTTCATCAACCTCGATATTTTTATCCGACAACCTGTTCCAGGTATGTGCACTCACGGCTAGCAAATCCAACACCGCAGGACCTTCAATGCGAACCATGTCATCGCGCCAGCCTTCTCCACCGTGCTCCTCCGCTCGCCAAAAATCAGCAAGGTTCGCGCCCCCTGTAAAAGCAACCTTTCGATCGACGACCAAGATCTTTCGATGATCGCGCAAGTTAACTTTATCCAAACGAAAACGTTTTCGCCAAGGCGCAATGGGGTTGTATTGTTCAAGCTCGCAGCCAGCTTGCTCCAAAGCATCGAAAAAAACCCCATCGCTATCCCACGAACCGATGGCATCAAAGAGAACACACACACGAAGCCCTTTTCGCGCTTTATCCATCAAAGCTTCGGCGAAACCCCAACCTGTTTGATCCGAAGCAATCCAATACATTTCAAGGATAATTTCTTTTTCGGCTTGCTTAATAGCATCCAACATTGCTTCAAGCGCTTCATCGCTATCGTGAAATAGCGCAACCCGGCCTGCTTTCCAAAGTAAAGGCTTGCCTGGAAGGAGATGCTCTTTAAAGGTCTTCGATATATCAACGGGTCTCATCGACCAGGACACCTTAGCGCAGTCCGGACCTTTTGTGCTACGCTCCCTAAGTCATGTCCAAAGCAAAGCACTGTCCGCAATGTAAAAAACCCGTAGCGAGCTCCTCCCAAAATCCTGCGTTTCCTTTTGCTCCAAACGCTGCAAGCTCCTTGATTTGGGAAATTGGCTTGATGAGGGCTATCGCATCGAGTCCGACGAAGCCAGCACAAGTGATGAGCCGGATCAAAGCGCCTGAACTCAGGCCTGGATGAAGCATGCTCTAAGCGCTTTGTCCCAGTTGCTCCGCTAAGGTATTGGCAGTGATTTTTGCACGCTTTACGACTTGAGGAATGCCCACTCCGTAAAGAGCGTTGCCTGCAACCTGTAAACGCGGATAAGGCGCGAGAGCTTTTTCAATTTTCTGAACGCGTTCGAAATGCCCCAAGGTATAACGCGGCAGAGCCTTGTGATAACGATCAAGAATATACCAGTGTGGTTTTTTATGAAGCCCTAACATTCGATCGAGCTCGTGAAGCCCTTGTTCGAACAACACGTCATCTGTTTGCTCGTCATGCGCTGCATTGGGACCACCAAAGTAGCAACGCATCAAGGCTTTGCTCGCTGGAGCGCGGCCGGGGTATTTGATATGGCTGAAGGTCGCGGCCATGATCGGGCTCTTTTCTTTTTCCGGGACCACGACACCAAAGGCATCCAGCTTTCGTTCAAAAGCATCGCCATCAAAGGCCATGCTAAGCACAGCCGCTGAGCCATATTGGATTTGTGAAAAAGCCGCGCTAGCTTCCGGAGCAAGCTCTGCTACGAGCATCGCCGCGACATGCGCTGGCACGGCAAGAACCACCGCCTGCGTTGTGATGCTTTGGCCATCACCAAGCTTTATCGAAAAGCCTTCGTCACTCGCAGTAATGCGAGTAACCGAGGTATTGCACTTAACACTTTGCCCCAACTCGGACATCAAGGCATCGATGAGCGTCTGCATGCCACCCTTGAACGCGGAAAACATGCCGTAACGCGCACCGCCACCTTGCTTTTTTTTGGCATGTTTAGCCGCCATCAAACCACGAGAGACGCTTCCGTAGCGTCGCTCAAGCTCAACAAAACGTGGCAACGATGCATGCATACTCAAGGTCGAAGGATCAGCTCCGTAAATGCCACTTGCTAAGGGTTGAGCAAGTTTTTCAAAGAGCTCCTTACCAAAACGTCGCGTCACAAACGATTGCAAGCTTTCTTCATCGCTAAGCCGCTTTTTCACCCACGGCTCGATCATGGCGCGGCATTTACCTTTCCATGAAATCAATGGGGTGCGCAAAAAACTCCAAATGTCACTGGGACCAATAAGCTGAAAGCCTTCTGGATTTATTGAGCTTGCCATCTGAAAACACATAAGCACCGCGGTGCGCTTCGTTGGTAGCAATAATCTGTTCTTCGAGACCAAGCGCAAGCGCAAGGTCTAGACCATCGCGTGGCTCAGCTAACATGGAATCAGCACCACCTTCGACAACAAAACCATCGCGTTTGTGCGTTCGCAGACCGCCTCCCACGCGAGCGCTGGCTTCAAGCACTTGGATATCCAAAGAAGCGTCGTTCTGCTTGAGGAAATAAGCCGTGCTTTAACCCACCAAGACCGCCACCGATGATTGTAATCTTGGCCATGAACACTCCTTTACAGGCAAGATCTATCTTGCGCTCTGCTCGTGCACGTAGTCCACCAACATTCGAACTTGATCTGGCGAAGTTGGCGGTAAAACCCCGTGCCCGAGATTAAAAATATGACCCGGCCGACTATTAGCGGCATCAAGAATTGTTTTGGCCGCTCCTTTGAGCTCATCCGCGGGAGCGAGCAAAAAGGTTGGATCCAGATTGCCCTGTAGAGCAACATCGCCAAGTCGTTCCCATTGCTCAGCAAGGTCCACACGCCAGTCGATACCAATCACATGACCGCCAGCTTCCTTCATTAAAGGATAGAGCGCCGCATTGCCGGTTGAAAAATGAATCACCGGCACGTGATCGCCCAGAGCAGCAAACACTTTTTTCATATGAGGTAAAACGAAACGCTGATAATCCCTGGGACTGAGACAGCCAACCCAACTGTCAAAAAGCTGCACCGCCTGCGCGCCTGCTTTGATTTGTGCTTTGAGGTAATCGATCACCGCCAAGCTTAACTTCTGCATGAGCACATCAAAGGCAGCAGGGTCGTTGTACATCAAGGTCTTGGTGTGAAGGTAGTCACGTGAACCGCCACCTTCGATCATGTACGACGCCAAGGTAAAAGGCGCACCGGAAAAACCTATCAGCGGGATACGGCCAGCAAGTGCTTGTCTGACTTTCTTTAGCGTTTGCATCACATAAGCCAGGGAATGTTCAGCTTGAATGTTTTCCTTCAAGCGATCGATGGCTTTGCTGTCGCGCAATGGCTCTTCGATAACAGGGCCGCCCTCTTTCGTAAATGAAAAACCAACGCCTAAAGGCTCCAAGACTAAAAGAATATCAGCAAAAACAATTGCAGCATCCAACTCAAACTGCTGCACAGGCAACAAAGTTACTTCAGCTGCCAAATCCGAGTTCTTGCAAAGCTCTATGAAAGACACTTTCGAGCGAATCGCACGGTACTCCGCTTGATAACGTCCGGCCTGACGCATCAACCAAATCGGCGTAAACGAGGTCGGCTCTTTTCGGCAAGCTTTAAGAAACTCAGACACAGCGCTCTTCTAGCACAAAGTATCAAAGCCTGTCCCTAAAAACTTTTCGGGTCGAAACAGGAGTTAAACAACCAAAACTTAGCGCGATTCCTAGCAAAAAAACCGAGAGTGCAAGCGCCTTACTTCGGCGCCTAGACCTGTTCTTCAATGTACCTGGCTTGCTCTTCACCAAAAAAGATCTCAATGCACCTTAGAAGTTGAATTCTAAGAATCTCAGGATCACCTGTCTAAGGATTTTTCTTAAATCGATCGATCAGAATTTCAAGATCCAGAGGGTATCTTTCGTGAAGCTCCACCATGCCTCCAAAGTCATGATCGGTACCTCGCGAAATTTTTGAGATTGCCAAGTCATGTTTTTCAGGCACGTGACTGTAAGCTTCGTTAGCTCAGGAAGCTCGCAACGTTGTACGCACTCTTGATAATCGTGTGGAAACTGTGCCACACCGGTCTCGCCCAGAGGAACGAATGTCTCATCTTTTCTCGAATCGTTTTAAGCGCCTCTTTGATTTCAGAGTTCATGGACTCATAGGTATCGATGTCCGTTGTGCCTTTTGTGACGCCATACCCCAAAACAAGAACTGCTCCACCAATGATAATTAGTGTTTGGTCTTTACGAAGCGCTTGATCTAACGCTTGCAAGCTTTGAAGCAACTCTTGGGGAGTTTTTCTGCGGTAGTTTTTAGTCACAATGTTTCTCAACAATGGAATGAAAGCCTTCTTACGGCATATTCATTTCAAATAGCCACTTACGAGCAAGGTCGGACGTATTGCGTTGCATGAGCTTTTTCTCGTACTTGCTCGGTTTCATATGTACAAAAAAAGCCTCCGATCGGCTGCGGCGCTTATCTCTTAATTTCGCCAAGTGTTTACCTAGAAGCAAGGAAAACTCCCGATCTTGGGCCAACTTATCGGTAAGCTCTAGGAAGAAACCAAGAGTATGATTGCTTTCGCTTTGTTTCGCGCGATGGACTAGCTCCGGCAGTATCTGAGACAATCGCGATTTGTTTTTATAAAACACCACAGAAAGCACCCGCGCAACACTCGCGTCTCGACGAGCAAGCACAAGACTAGAGGCCAGGACCGAGACAAGATCAAGCTCTTTTCGTTCACATCCGGCGCAGGAAACGCTTTCGTTTTGATAAGCGTACGCAATGCCGCAAGGAGGCCTTTATCGATCTGTGGACTCAACTTGAACACATGTGCGTTGCCTACAACCTCACCTGCAACCAAACCTACTTCCTCCATACGCAAAAGCTCGTTACGAACAGCCGTACTGCTTTGCCCTGTCCGTGCAGCAAAACCATGCATGGAGTCCTCGGCGCCACTAAGCACAAAAGCCTTGAGCAGCTCACGACGCGTTTCAGAGGGAACGGTATATTCATAAATCTATCCAGGATCTAGTCGAAAACCATAAATATTTACAACCATTTAGAACACACACCGCGAAAAGATGGAATTTCAAACTTTCGCGGTGTGTGCATTAAGTTATTGAAATGAAAAAGAAAAAAACAGGGGATCCTGGATCTATAGGGCGACTAGGGGGTCGGTGGGGATGGATAGGAGGCGGCTTCTGATTTGGGCGATGAGGAAAATTGAGCCGGCCACGATCACTCTGCCCTGCTCGCCGGCTATGGTCTTGGCTTTTTCAAACGCTTGCTCGGGTGCTTCGGCTATCTCGCCTTCGCGCAAAGCACTGAGGTTCTGTGGACTTTGGCTGCGGGGCATGCCTGTGCTGCTAAAGACATGATGATCGATGACATCATCGAGTTTACTAAGGAGCGATTCAGCGTCTTTGTCCTTCATGCAAGCAAAGAGCAAAACAGTCGGGCCAGTTCTTCTTGGAATCTGCTTAAGATAGTTCGCAAGTGTTTGTGCGCCGTCGGGATTGTGCGCTGCATCCAAAATGATTTCTGGGGATTGATCGAAATGCTCCAAACGACCTGGCCAGTGCGTCTGCTTTAGACCCTGAACGATTTGCTGTTGGCCGATCACAAAACCCTTCTTACAAAGCAACTTGGAACAAACATAGGCAAGCGCTGCATTTTGGTATTGATGCTCGCCAGCAAGGGAAAGCTTCTCTAGATTAAATACTTCACCGCCAAATGAGATGCTGCGTTTGCCTTGCTCGTTACAACGAAGCTTATAGGCCTCATTATAGCGTATCAACTCGACTTCTTTTTGCTTGGCCACATCGGCAATCACCTCAAGTGCTTCGTGAGCTAAATTCCCAAGTACACAAGGCACGCCTTGCTTTAAGATCCCTGCTTTCTCTCTGGCTATCTCAGCCAATGTGTGACCCAAAATCTGCGTATGGTCCAAAGCGACGTTCGTGATCACGCACAGTTCTGGTCGAAGCACGTTGGTGGCATCGAGCCGCCCACCTAAGCCAGTTTCAACAAAAACAATCTCGCATTTGGCATCGCGAAAACTCTCAAGAGCAATCGCGGTGATGGTCTCAAAAAAGCTTAGGGGCGGTTGCATGTCTTTCATGGACTCCGCAAAATCGCTCATCCGCTCGGCGAATTCCTGATCCGAGATGGCTACGCCGCCAATACGGATGCGCTCGGTGACCTTATGCAAATGCGGCGAGGTACACAGGCCGGTTTTATAGCCCGCATAGCGAAACACTGATTCTAAAAAAGCAACGGTACTGCCTTTGCCGTTGGTGCCGGCAACGTGCACAACGCGCAGCGATCGATGCGCCTCTCCGCGAAGGTTAAGTAGCGCATCGATGCGTTCAAGACCTAGCTTGATACCTTGATGTTGCAGCGCATACAGAAAACGAACTGCGTTTGGATAGTCCACGGGTGCTTAGTCGAGTAAATGCCGAAGCACGCGCGCAATGGTGTCACGCATTTCATGGCGAGAGGCGATGATATCAATCATGCCGTGTTCTTTGAGAAACTCCGCACGTTGAAAGCCGTCGGGCAATTTTTGCCGAATGGTGGTTTCGATGACGCGTTGACCTGCAAAGCCAATAAGCGCGTTCGGCTCAGCGATGTTTACGTCGCCTAAAAAGGCAAAACTTGCAGCAACACCACCCGTAGTCGGATCCAAAAGCACACTAACAAAAGGCATCTTCACTTCGCGCAGCCTGCCCAGCGCTGAGACCGTTTTGGCCATTTGCATCAAAGAAAGCACACCCTCTTGCATACGTGCCCCACCCGAGGATGAAAGCAACACCACTGGCTGCTTTTTATCGACGCCACGTTCAACCATACGCGTGATTTTCTCCCCAACCACCGAACCCATGGAACCGCCCATGTAGCGAAACAAAAACGCGCCAATCTGAATGCTGCGTTCTTCAAGCAAACCACTGCCTACCATGATGGCATCTTTGACACCGGACTTTTTTTGTGCAGCTTTGATACGATCCCCGTATGGCTTGGAATCGACAAAGCCGAGCGCATCGACTGGACTTAGTCCAGCATCCTCTTCTTTAAAAGAATCGGGATCCAACAAAAGCTCGATCCATTCTTCACCACTTAAGCGATAGTGATAGCCACACTTGGGACACACTTCGCTGTTGGTGACATAGTGATCGGAGTGACAGGTGTATCCACAACCGTTGCAGCGACGAAATACACCCTCACCAAGCGTGCGCTTTTCTTCGCCCTCTTGATGAGTAACTTTGGTTTTCTCAAAACGAGCCATTAGCCGCATCGATTAGCACAAAGCCGGCCCAACTCAAAAGCCAAGCGTCACGGATAAGCTAAACATGCCAACTTTAGCATGTTTACTGCCTGTAAAACGCCAAAACTGTCGATTTTACGGATAAAAACTGCCATCAGGACCTATCCAGACTATGGGCGCGAGGCAAAATTACCGATAACTGCCTTCCAGAAGCCTGCCCATCGCGGCGATAGGAAAAAAAGCGCTGGGGCTCGCACATCGTGCAACCACCGACATCATCAATAAAGTTTTGCTTTATTCCCGCCCGGCTAATTTGCTCTAGGAGTATTTTTTTTAGGTCCAGCAAAAATTTATCGCCTTTAGCTTGTGTGGCTTGATAAATAAGCGGAGATGAAGAAAAGTGCTGCACTACCTCGCCGCCCACCTCAAAACAACAAGAACGAATATGCGGCCCAATGGCCACACGCAAAGCAGTGCTCTGCACATTAAGATTCTGCAATCGTGAAATCGTAGCAAGAACGATCTGAGCGCGTACACCTCGCCAACCAGCATGGACTGCCGCTACACCACTTCCGTCTTCGCTCGCAAAAAGTAAGGGCACGCAATCTGCGGTGCGCACCGCCACGGCAAGCGTCGGCTTTTGACTGATAAGCGCATCGCCTTGTTGGCTTCGAAATTGCACGGGGTCTAACTTCGCATCAACCACCACAACGGTATCGCTATGCACTTGGCTTAGCTCGTAGAGTTTACTCGTTTCATAACCCACAGCCTGAGCAAGCGATGCGTAGTTTTTCTCAACGCTAGCGGCTTCGTCACCCACGCTACGCGCCAAGTTCAAACTATCAAAGGGAGCTTTGCTAAAACCACCTTGGCGGGTTGAAAAAGCGTGTGAAATCCCCATCTCATCGAAGAGCTTGGAACGCAAAAGAACGGGCTGCGAGTTTACATTGCGCATCGCACCGCAACATACTACTGTGCTTCGCCTAAAGAAATGCCGTCATGGCAAGCACTGTTTTTAGGAAGGTTTTAATATGGCATATCAATTTCCGTCACCTGAATGGACCGCAGCTTACAAAGACGCTGTCAACGCCAATCAAGCCTACGAGCAAGCTTCAGCGGACTGGACCCACGGTGCAGTTGCCATGGTCGTCAAAGCAGACAAAGCCATAGGCCTCGAAAACGATGCAGCCATGCTCCTTGATGTCCATCAAGGCAAGTGCCGCAATACCGAATATTTTACGAATGCTGAACAAGCCAAGAACAAAGCCGCCTTTGTGATTGAAGCTCCCTATCCTCTCTGGAAAGAGGTCGTGCAAGGTAAGGTTGAGCCGATCAAAGCCATGATGCAAAACAAGCTCAAACTCACCAAAGGCGCTTTGCCAACCATGATTCGCTACGTCGAAGGATCAAAACAGCTGGTGCAAAGCGCAAGTCAGGTACCCACCGAATTCGTTGCTTAGGAAACTGTGACAGCATGAACAGCATCGAACTCGACCCTGACGCAGAGCAAAACGGTTTAGCTTTAATCCTGTCGGAGCTTTTGAAAAACAACATCGAGACCGATACAAGCAAAGCCAACATCTTCGAGCAAATGCTTGGCTCAGTGGCAATCGTCGCTGAAGATGCACAAGTAGCTCTTACTTTGGTGTTTCAAAAGGGACGGTTACGCATCTACGACGGAATCTACAGCATCCCGGATATTGCGGTGCGAGCGAGCAGTGAAGACATCACCAATCTATCCTTGATTGAATCGCTGCCCTATTTCGGACTTCCAGACTTGCGAAAGCCCACAGCGCAAGGCGTCCTAAAACGCTTGTTCAAAGGCCAAATTCGCCTCCACGGCATCCTCAACCACTTTAAACTCTTCACCCAGTTCGGTGACATCATGGCCGTAAGCCACTAACCCGCACAAGCAAAACAGCGGTACAAACAGTCAAAGCTAAAGAGCAAACCAATTCCAAAATCAGCTACCCAATCACCCCGCGAGCAGCGCGAGCCCGCAGGGGAGGGAGCCGACGCACGAAGTGCGCTCGGGAGGGGAGACGCGTATCTCCCCTCTTTGGAGCGCTGCTGTGCAGCGGTACAAACAGTCAAAGCTAAAGAGCAAACCAATTTCAAAATCAGCTAGCCCAATCACCCCGCGAGCAGCGCGAGCCCGCAGGGGAGGGAGCCGACGCACGAAGTGCGCTCGGGAGGGGAGACGCGTATCTCCCCTCTTTGGAGCGCTGCCACGCAGCGGTACAAACTGTTAAAGCCAACAACTAAACCAATCCCAAAATTACCTACCCAACCACCCCGCGAGCAACGCGAGCCCGCTGGGGAGGGAGCCGACGCGCAAAGCGCGTTCGGGAGGGAGACGCGTATCTCCCCTCTTTGGAGCGCTGCCACGCAGCGGTACAAACTGTTAAAGCCAACAACTAAACCAATCCCAAAATTACCTACCCAACCCCCCCGCGAGCAACGCGAGCCCGCTGGGGAGGGAGCCGACGCGCAAAGCGCGTTCGGGAGGGGATTCACGTGAATCCCCTCTTTGGAGCGCTGCTGTGCAGCGGTCCAAACAGTTAAAGCCAAACCCAAAGAGAAAATTAGTGCGGACGAGAGGACTTGAACCTCCACGGGGTTTCCCCACTAGATCCTTAGTCTAGCGCGTATGCCAGTTCCGCCACGTCCGCAACCTAAGCCGATACCTCGGCACAGCGGCACGGACAGTACTTCTCCGGAGCCTAATGTCA belongs to Myxococcales bacterium and includes:
- a CDS encoding thioredoxin domain-containing protein — protein: MMTSLPGVVGEFLADREALEAEWQKRADGYRPRTRHLDGNGAPLYTNRLFFESSPYLLQHAHNPVNWFPWGEQAFELAKKHNKAVLLSVGYSTCHWCHVMEEESFEDAEIAAAINQHFIAVKVDREERPDVDAIYMSAVQLISGHGGWPMTVFMTPQKVPFFAGTYFPARDGDRGARFGFLSLLGAIAAEYEKEPEKLLESAEQLKQALQQMLELKQSTDAKIPKELEQKAFAELEERYDPKYGGLLPAPKFPSSLPVAFLLSYAKRHPDSEALQMALHTLRCMAKGGLHDHVGGGFHRYSTDRIWLVPHFEKMLYDNALLAQSYLRGYEQSADPRLLDVLRDILDYVSRDMCSPEAAFYSATDADSIVPDGTKQEGWFFTWTPEELDSVLDPDDAVLCKRIYGVDVEGNFEGRSILFEKESIGDVAQELSVSVEQLKQRLTAIREKLRLERAKRSAPLLDDKILLSWNALMISAYAQAAKALDDASYKKIALDAMDFILTTMQKGEGFSRSYRQGKLGPSAYLDDYACLIAALLDLFDLTSDLEFLRKAFALESYVAAHFEDTEHGAFFMTAHEQESLIARNKAFMDGAEPSGNTVMAKNLLRLYAFGLRDEHYQRLERLLTCIAGRMQNVPSAFCELLETARTMQDGVSQLLVVVKDSASDASAFVQRDSVTAAMPTVLLTIEESKLADYAELLPWVEAKLCKEGKVTAYLCKQGQCGLPVTSPDELKQQLNLISKHLF
- a CDS encoding cardiolipin synthase ClsB — encoded protein: MRPVDISKTFKEHLLPGKPLLWKAGRVALFHDSDEALEAMLDAIKQAEKEIILEMYWIASDQTGWGFAEALMDKARKGLRVCVLFDAIGSWDSDGVFFDALEQAGCELEQYNPIAPWRKRFRLDKVNLRDHRKILVVDRKVAFTGGANLADFWRAEEHGGEGWRDDMVRIEGPAVLDLLAVSAHTWNRLSDKNIEVDEKTLSPVVPKGATNPLESRIMVLANFFKASTFGIRRAYLKEIQAAQSSILIANAYFVPGRKVSRALAKAAKRGVDVRILVPETSDVVAVYYASRRMFAWLMKRGVHIYTWPHSVLHSKSAVIDSRWTTVGTHNLDNRSIRMNLEVNVAIDDERIGQAMHKKILEDMASALEVSRRDWMFRPLGVRVAERVFYAFRWLL
- the hemG gene encoding protoporphyrinogen oxidase, which produces MASSINPEGFQLIGPSDIWSFLRTPLISWKGKCRAMIEPWVKKRLSDEESLQSFVTRRFGKELFEKLAQPLASGIYGADPSTLSMHASLPRFVELERRYGSVSRGLMAAKHAKKKQGGGARYGMFSAFKGGMQTLIDALMSELGQSVKCNTSVTRITASDEGFSIKLGDGQSITTQAVVLAVPAHVAAMLVAELAPEASAAFSQIQYGSAAVLSMAFDGDAFERKLDAFGVVVPEKEKSPIMAATFSHIKYPGRAPASKALMRCYFGGPNAAHDEQTDDVLFEQGLHELDRMLGLHKKPHWYILDRYHKALPRYTLGHFERVQKIEKALAPYPRLQVAGNALYGVGIPQVVKRAKITANTLAEQLGQSA
- a CDS encoding FAD-dependent oxidoreductase; this translates as MDIQVLEASARVGGGLRTHKRDGFVVEGGADSMLAEPRDGLDLALALGLEEQIIATNEAHRGAYVFSDGKLNKSRRLSAYWSQ
- the hemE gene encoding uroporphyrinogen decarboxylase, translating into MSEFLKACRKEPTSFTPIWLMRQAGRYQAEYRAIRSKVSFIELCKNSDLAAEVTLLPVQQFELDAAIVFADILLVLEPLGVGFSFTKEGGPVIEEPLRDSKAIDRLKENIQAEHSLAYVMQTLKKVRQALAGRIPLIGFSGAPFTLASYMIEGGGSRDYLHTKTLMYNDPAAFDVLMQKLSLAVIDYLKAQIKAGAQAVQLFDSWVGCLSPRDYQRFVLPHMKKVFAALGDHVPVIHFSTGNAALYPLMKEAGGHVIGIDWRVDLAEQWERLGDVALQGNLDPTFLLAPADELKGAAKTILDAANSRPGHIFNLGHGVLPPTSPDQVRMLVDYVHEQSAR
- a CDS encoding bifunctional folylpolyglutamate synthase/dihydrofolate synthase translates to MDYPNAVRFLYALQHQGIKLGLERIDALLNLRGEAHRSLRVVHVAGTNGKGSTVAFLESVFRYAGYKTGLCTSPHLHKVTERIRIGGVAISDQEFAERMSDFAESMKDMQPPLSFFETITAIALESFRDAKCEIVFVETGLGGRLDATNVLRPELCVITNVALDHTQILGHTLAEIAREKAGILKQGVPCVLGNLAHEALEVIADVAKQKEVELIRYNEAYKLRCNEQGKRSISFGGEVFNLEKLSLAGEHQYQNAALAYVCSKLLCKKGFVIGQQQIVQGLKQTHWPGRLEHFDQSPEIILDAAHNPDGAQTLANYLKQIPRRTGPTVLLFACMKDKDAESLLSKLDDVIDHHVFSSTGMPRSQSPQNLSALREGEIAEAPEQAFEKAKTIAGEQGRVIVAGSIFLIAQIRSRLLSIPTDPLVAL
- a CDS encoding acetyl-CoA carboxylase carboxyltransferase subunit beta; protein product: MARFEKTKVTHQEGEEKRTLGEGVFRRCNGCGYTCHSDHYVTNSEVCPKCGYHYRLSGEEWIELLLDPDSFKEEDAGLSPVDALGFVDSKPYGDRIKAAQKKSGVKDAIMVGSGLLEERSIQIGAFLFRYMGGSMGSVVGEKITRMVERGVDKKQPVVLLSSSGGARMQEGVLSLMQMAKTVSALGRLREVKMPFVSVLLDPTTGGVAASFAFLGDVNIAEPNALIGFAGQRVIETTIRQKLPDGFQRAEFLKEHGMIDIIASRHEMRDTIARVLRHLLD
- the pgeF gene encoding peptidoglycan editing factor PgeF, whose amino-acid sequence is MRNVNSQPVLLRSKLFDEMGISHAFSTRQGGFSKAPFDSLNLARSVGDEAASVEKNYASLAQAVGYETSKLYELSQVHSDTVVVVDAKLDPVQFRSQQGDALISQKPTLAVAVRTADCVPLLFASEDGSGVAAVHAGWRGVRAQIVLATISRLQNLNVQSTALRVAIGPHIRSCCFEVGGEVVQHFSSSPLIYQATQAKGDKFLLDLKKILLEQISRAGIKQNFIDDVGGCTMCEPQRFFSYRRDGQASGRQLSVILPRAHSLDRS